A genomic window from Streptomyces sp. NBC_00234 includes:
- a CDS encoding alpha-galactosidase, with protein MITHHSEARLWLLSTPGTSYAFRLDADDVPRHVHWGRPLTPEQAVVIAADLPDEDPGGDDPGGEEYVVEGGLRFGAPSLTVRFDDGVRGFEWRFLSHTVEEDLLTLSFTDRVRSLGLDLHYRLRDGHDQIERWAVLTTDEPVDVLRFDSAAWTLPARDDYRVSHVVGQWGREFQLRRDRVPVGETVFTSRLGITGQHAGPWLMLDAQDAAEEHGEVWSAALAWSGSRRITLRRDTYGRTSWTGGFGHEGLVWKLTAGERLETPVFTGLYAPDGFGGTSRRWHAYVEREVLPARPAERPLIFNSWEATEFDISEEQQTGLAGLAAGLGVEVFVVDDAWFGARTSDMAGLGDWWPNPDRFPHGLGPLADHVRTLGMGFGLWVEPEAVNPDSDLYRAHPDWILCQDGRTRTRRRHQHVLNFARRDVREWAVDWLVRTVTELDVVFLKWDMNRPFSEAGQPGAADPDRVWIEHTRGVYEVMDRLRTARPGLYLESCAGGGGRADLGVLARADQVWTSDNTDAADRVAIQHGHGQLLPARTMGAWVTDSPHSFSARPTSVRYRFHVSMAGALGIGGDLRKWSEEDLAWARMLVEQYKRIRPVVHGGVQYRLEHDAVQYLTEDEAVVFQFQPSAPTRPVARTRLKALDPDARYRDETTGTVHEGAVLLSHGLPPLLPFDWTSELVHLKRVPR; from the coding sequence GTGATCACACACCACTCCGAAGCCCGCCTCTGGCTCCTGAGCACTCCCGGCACCTCGTATGCCTTCCGGCTGGACGCCGACGACGTCCCCCGGCACGTGCACTGGGGCCGGCCGCTGACCCCGGAGCAGGCCGTCGTGATCGCGGCCGACCTGCCCGACGAGGACCCCGGCGGCGACGACCCCGGGGGTGAGGAGTACGTGGTCGAGGGCGGCCTGCGGTTCGGGGCGCCGTCGCTGACCGTCCGGTTCGACGACGGTGTCCGTGGCTTCGAGTGGCGGTTCCTCTCGCACACGGTCGAGGAGGACCTGCTCACGCTCTCCTTCACCGACCGTGTCCGCTCCCTGGGTCTCGACCTGCACTACCGGCTCCGGGACGGCCATGACCAGATCGAGCGCTGGGCCGTCCTCACCACCGACGAGCCGGTTGACGTCCTGCGGTTCGACTCCGCCGCCTGGACGCTGCCCGCCCGCGACGACTACCGGGTCAGTCATGTGGTGGGGCAATGGGGCCGGGAGTTCCAACTCCGGCGCGACCGGGTGCCCGTCGGGGAGACCGTGTTCACCAGCCGCCTCGGCATCACGGGACAGCACGCCGGGCCGTGGCTGATGCTCGACGCGCAGGACGCCGCCGAGGAGCACGGCGAGGTCTGGAGCGCGGCCCTGGCCTGGAGCGGCAGTCGCCGGATCACCCTGCGCCGCGACACCTACGGCCGCACATCCTGGACGGGCGGGTTCGGCCACGAGGGGCTGGTCTGGAAGCTGACCGCCGGCGAGCGTCTGGAGACCCCGGTCTTCACCGGGCTGTATGCCCCCGACGGCTTCGGCGGCACCAGCCGCCGCTGGCACGCCTACGTCGAACGCGAGGTGCTGCCCGCCCGCCCCGCCGAACGCCCTTTGATCTTCAACTCGTGGGAGGCGACCGAGTTCGACATCAGCGAGGAGCAGCAGACCGGGCTGGCCGGCCTGGCCGCGGGTCTCGGCGTCGAGGTCTTCGTCGTGGACGACGCCTGGTTCGGCGCCCGCACCAGCGACATGGCCGGGCTCGGCGACTGGTGGCCCAACCCCGACCGCTTCCCGCACGGTCTGGGCCCGCTCGCCGACCACGTCCGCACGCTGGGCATGGGCTTCGGCCTGTGGGTCGAGCCCGAGGCGGTCAACCCCGACAGCGACCTCTACCGTGCGCACCCCGACTGGATCCTGTGCCAGGACGGTCGTACCCGCACCCGGCGCCGCCACCAGCATGTGCTGAACTTCGCCCGTCGCGACGTCCGGGAATGGGCGGTCGACTGGCTGGTCAGGACCGTCACCGAGCTGGACGTGGTCTTCCTCAAATGGGACATGAACCGGCCCTTCAGCGAGGCAGGGCAGCCCGGGGCCGCCGACCCCGACCGGGTCTGGATCGAGCACACGCGCGGCGTCTACGAGGTGATGGACCGGCTGCGTACCGCCCGTCCCGGCCTGTACCTGGAATCGTGCGCGGGCGGCGGCGGCCGGGCCGACCTGGGCGTGCTGGCCCGCGCCGACCAGGTCTGGACGTCGGACAACACCGACGCCGCCGACCGGGTCGCGATCCAGCACGGCCACGGCCAGCTGCTGCCCGCCCGGACCATGGGCGCCTGGGTCACCGACAGCCCGCACAGCTTCAGCGCCCGCCCGACCTCGGTCCGCTACCGCTTCCATGTCTCGATGGCCGGGGCGCTGGGCATCGGCGGCGACCTGCGGAAGTGGAGCGAGGAGGATCTGGCCTGGGCCCGCATGCTGGTCGAGCAGTACAAGCGAATCCGGCCCGTGGTGCACGGCGGCGTCCAGTACCGCCTGGAGCACGACGCCGTGCAGTACCTCACCGAGGACGAGGCCGTCGTCTTCCAGTTCCAGCCGTCCGCGCCGACCCGCCCGGTCGCCCGCACCCGGCTGAAGGCCCTCGACCCCGACGCCCGCTACCGGGACGAGACCACCGGCACCGTCCACGAGGGCGCCGTCCTGCTCAGCCACGGTCTCCCGCCGCTGCTGCCCTTCGACTGGACGAGCGAGCTCGTCCACCTCAAGAGAGTGCCCCGATGA
- a CDS encoding MFS transporter — MNLAPDLPDHPERSRLPEQAEARAEPVHRVGPGWVALYVLANIGVFIPMQIPTTFLMPEQIAQIDPAGKVGSYAWVSMMGAISGIVIAPLAGALSDRTTSRFGRRRPWLLAGSLACMATLVFTGLQTTVAGVALGSLVLSASFMIIGAGLSPVVPDQVPAAQRGAVLGWAMVPQAGALIAGGLLIGLVTGFASQYLLMAALPLLILLFATTMKDPPLPRRHREPFSPRTFLDGYRISPRAHPDFVWAMSSRFIMGLGYGMGTLYLPYFLDDVLHYEKLFPGQSTEDGLLIVIGINCLATISTVVLSGWLSDKLGKRRMLVFLGGVTMAVAAVPLALSPTWTMTLVAAVILGLGYGVYLAVDTALVTEVLPASADRGKDMALANLMTSLPYVLVPPVASVVLGGPGGYSSLFLCSAAMSALGAVLVWKVKAVR; from the coding sequence ATGAACCTCGCCCCCGACCTGCCCGACCACCCCGAGCGCAGCCGGCTGCCCGAGCAAGCCGAGGCCCGCGCCGAGCCCGTCCACCGGGTCGGCCCCGGCTGGGTCGCCCTGTACGTCCTGGCCAACATCGGGGTGTTCATCCCGATGCAGATACCGACCACGTTCCTGATGCCCGAGCAGATCGCCCAGATCGACCCGGCGGGGAAGGTCGGCAGCTACGCCTGGGTCAGCATGATGGGCGCGATCTCGGGCATCGTCATCGCACCGCTGGCCGGCGCGCTCAGCGACCGCACCACCAGCCGGTTCGGCCGCCGCCGGCCGTGGCTGCTCGCGGGCTCGCTCGCCTGCATGGCGACGCTGGTCTTCACCGGCCTCCAGACGACGGTCGCCGGGGTCGCCCTCGGCTCCCTCGTGCTGTCCGCCTCGTTCATGATCATCGGCGCCGGACTCTCCCCGGTGGTGCCCGACCAGGTCCCGGCCGCCCAGCGCGGCGCCGTGCTGGGCTGGGCCATGGTCCCGCAGGCGGGCGCCCTGATCGCGGGCGGGCTGCTGATCGGCCTGGTCACCGGCTTCGCCTCGCAGTACCTGCTGATGGCCGCACTGCCGCTCCTGATCCTGCTGTTCGCGACCACCATGAAGGATCCGCCGCTGCCCCGCCGGCACCGCGAACCGTTCTCACCGCGCACCTTCCTGGACGGCTACCGGATCAGCCCGCGCGCACACCCCGACTTCGTCTGGGCAATGAGCTCCCGCTTCATCATGGGTCTCGGCTACGGCATGGGCACGCTCTACCTGCCGTACTTCCTGGACGACGTACTGCACTACGAGAAGTTGTTCCCCGGCCAGTCCACCGAGGACGGTCTGCTCATCGTGATCGGCATCAACTGCCTGGCCACGATCTCTACGGTCGTCCTCAGCGGCTGGCTCTCCGACAAGCTGGGCAAGCGGCGCATGCTGGTCTTCCTCGGCGGCGTCACGATGGCCGTCGCCGCGGTCCCGCTCGCCCTGTCGCCCACGTGGACCATGACGCTGGTCGCGGCCGTCATCCTGGGCCTGGGCTACGGCGTGTATCTGGCCGTCGACACCGCCTTGGTCACCGAGGTGCTCCCCGCCTCGGCGGACCGCGGCAAGGACATGGCCCTGGCCAACCTGATGACCTCCCTGCCCTACGTCCTCGTCCCTCCGGTCGCCTCGGTCGTGCTCGGCGGCCCGGGAGGCTACAGCTCGCTCTTCCTCTGCTCGGCGGCCATGTCCGCGCTGGGCGCGGTATTGGTCTGGAAGGTCAAGGCCGTCCGCTAG
- a CDS encoding TetR/AcrR family transcriptional regulator, whose amino-acid sequence MNQDRTAGTLRRLPVQKRSAERFERLLDACAELLDEVGYAGLTTKEVARRAEVPIGTLYQFFSDREGLIGALAARNLESFLGRVADRLEQEEPEGVPGIVDVTVDEFVTMRRTIAGFGVVDFGAVGQDHILEPTLDNNTAVAGRLRSLTASLIGVQDDADFEIAVRVALECADSVLQLAFRIDPLGDAQLIAECKRVLNSYLSDRRR is encoded by the coding sequence GTGAATCAAGATCGCACCGCAGGGACGCTGCGCCGGCTGCCGGTCCAGAAGCGCAGCGCCGAGCGCTTCGAACGGCTGCTGGACGCTTGCGCCGAACTCCTGGACGAGGTCGGCTATGCAGGGCTGACCACCAAGGAGGTGGCCCGCAGGGCCGAGGTGCCCATCGGGACCCTTTACCAGTTCTTCTCCGACAGGGAGGGGCTGATCGGTGCGCTCGCCGCCCGGAATCTGGAGTCCTTCCTGGGGCGGGTCGCGGACCGGCTGGAGCAGGAGGAGCCCGAGGGCGTCCCGGGCATCGTGGATGTGACCGTCGACGAGTTCGTGACCATGCGCCGGACGATCGCCGGTTTCGGCGTGGTCGACTTCGGCGCGGTGGGGCAGGACCACATCCTGGAGCCGACTCTGGACAACAACACCGCGGTCGCCGGAAGGCTGCGCTCGCTGACCGCCTCTTTGATTGGGGTCCAGGACGACGCCGATTTCGAGATCGCGGTGCGGGTGGCCCTGGAGTGCGCCGACAGTGTGCTGCAACTCGCCTTCCGTATCGATCCGTTGGGCGACGCCCAGCTGATCGCTGAGTGCAAACGAGTCCTCAACAGCTATCTGAGCGATCGACGCCGGTAA
- a CDS encoding nuclear transport factor 2 family protein: MNAETLDPMERLLAERACERLVVEFVHRLDLGDPGSVADLFTQEGTWEWPAGDRRIAGHDALRIYFGNRPADRLSRRICTNILVTVTSADTAAATTYFTTYRVDGYSEGLVPPRPPVQVGHYEDTFRKVDDTWLLTTRTLFLSFAGPTERLDGPGQP; this comes from the coding sequence ATGAATGCTGAGACTCTTGACCCGATGGAGCGCCTGCTCGCAGAGCGGGCTTGTGAGCGGCTGGTCGTCGAGTTCGTCCACCGGCTCGACCTCGGGGACCCGGGCTCGGTGGCGGACCTCTTCACGCAGGAAGGCACCTGGGAATGGCCCGCCGGCGACCGCCGCATTGCGGGTCACGACGCCCTGCGCATCTACTTCGGCAACCGGCCCGCAGACCGGCTGTCACGCCGTATATGCACCAACATCCTGGTTACCGTGACCTCTGCGGACACCGCCGCCGCCACCACCTACTTCACCACGTACCGTGTCGACGGCTACAGCGAGGGCCTCGTACCGCCGCGGCCCCCGGTTCAGGTGGGGCACTACGAAGACACGTTCCGCAAGGTGGACGACACCTGGCTGCTCACCACCCGGACTCTCTTCCTCTCCTTCGCCGGTCCCACGGAACGCCTCGACGGGCCTGGCCAGCCATGA
- a CDS encoding cupin domain-containing protein, translating to MEIIKGAGVWTHPGEAGNDWIEQLRTSDLSVGTYCIPVGGRDAQSPHTEDEIYVVTAGRAKIETPGRTDEVSPGTVIFVPAGEEHRFTEVAEDLVLLVVFGPAYGSRSTKS from the coding sequence ATGGAGATCATCAAGGGCGCAGGCGTGTGGACGCACCCCGGCGAGGCCGGCAATGACTGGATCGAGCAGCTACGGACATCGGATCTGTCGGTGGGAACGTACTGCATCCCGGTCGGCGGGCGTGATGCCCAGAGCCCGCACACCGAGGACGAGATCTATGTCGTCACAGCCGGGCGCGCCAAGATCGAAACACCAGGTCGAACGGACGAGGTGAGTCCCGGGACGGTGATCTTCGTGCCGGCTGGTGAAGAGCATCGATTCACAGAGGTGGCCGAAGACCTGGTGCTGCTCGTGGTGTTCGGGCCTGCGTACGGCTCGCGCTCGACCAAGTCCTAG
- a CDS encoding MFS transporter, which yields MARPRSVVPLLAVCAGYFMVILDVTIINVTVPVVGRELSASLTGIQWITNGYTLAFAGLLLTGGALGDRLGNRRIFCTGAVVFIVASAGCGLAQHTGTLVAARLLEGAGAALIVPGSLALLQQAYPSPAERSRAFGLWGSMAGIAASAGPLLGGLLVTTVGWRWVFFINLPIGCACLLLTLRHVAPSPRHTGRSLDWPAQGAILATVALLTAVLNEAGRRGWTDPLILAGAGLCVLAAALFVLREHLARTPVLPLRLLRSRALSGAAVIGLLFNFGFYGMIFTASLYFQQHRDLSALRTGLALFPAVAMTMFASVLSGRLARRTGHRPLVVFGMLLAAAGLAGWAAAGTDPGYPLLVAPMMAAGFGTSFALTGSTTTVMTAAPEGFSGTASALFNTTRQVGSAAGVALGGSLLAATGDFTAGLRTSMVIGALAYVAAAALAFSCIPPKEIHHTG from the coding sequence GTGGCAAGGCCCCGGTCCGTGGTGCCACTGCTCGCGGTCTGCGCGGGTTACTTCATGGTCATCCTGGACGTGACCATCATCAACGTCACCGTTCCCGTCGTGGGTCGGGAGTTGTCGGCCTCGCTCACCGGAATCCAGTGGATCACCAACGGTTACACGCTGGCTTTCGCCGGCCTGCTGCTCACCGGCGGCGCGCTCGGGGACCGACTGGGCAACCGCCGGATCTTCTGTACCGGGGCAGTGGTGTTCATAGTGGCCTCGGCCGGCTGCGGGCTGGCCCAGCACACCGGGACCCTGGTCGCCGCCCGGCTGCTGGAGGGAGCCGGCGCGGCACTGATCGTGCCCGGCTCCCTCGCCCTCCTCCAACAGGCATACCCCTCGCCCGCCGAGCGCTCACGCGCCTTCGGACTGTGGGGCTCGATGGCCGGCATCGCCGCCTCCGCCGGCCCCCTCCTTGGCGGACTCCTCGTCACCACCGTCGGCTGGCGATGGGTCTTCTTCATCAATCTGCCCATCGGATGCGCCTGCCTGCTGCTGACTCTGCGCCACGTAGCCCCCTCGCCCCGGCACACCGGCCGCTCCCTGGACTGGCCGGCCCAGGGTGCGATCCTCGCCACGGTGGCTCTGCTCACCGCTGTCCTGAACGAGGCCGGACGACGCGGCTGGACAGACCCGCTGATCCTCGCCGGGGCCGGCCTGTGCGTGCTGGCCGCTGCCCTGTTCGTCCTGCGCGAGCACCTGGCCCGCACTCCCGTACTGCCGCTGCGGCTGCTGCGCTCGCGCGCGCTGAGCGGCGCGGCGGTGATCGGCCTGCTGTTCAACTTCGGCTTCTACGGCATGATCTTCACCGCCAGCCTGTACTTCCAGCAGCACCGCGACCTGAGCGCACTGCGCACCGGGCTCGCCCTTTTCCCCGCAGTCGCCATGACGATGTTCGCCTCCGTCCTGTCCGGGCGCCTCGCACGACGCACCGGACACCGCCCGCTGGTGGTCTTCGGCATGCTGCTGGCAGCTGCGGGCCTGGCCGGCTGGGCAGCCGCCGGGACGGACCCGGGCTACCCGCTGCTCGTCGCACCGATGATGGCAGCCGGATTCGGCACTTCCTTCGCCCTCACCGGCTCGACCACCACCGTCATGACAGCCGCACCCGAGGGCTTCTCGGGCACCGCCTCCGCCCTGTTCAACACCACCCGCCAAGTAGGCAGCGCCGCAGGTGTCGCACTGGGCGGCTCACTGCTCGCCGCGACCGGTGACTTCACAGCGGGGCTGCGAACCAGCATGGTCATCGGCGCGCTCGCCTATGTGGCAGCCGCCGCTCTCGCGTTCTCCTGCATTCCGCCGAAGGAGATCCACCACACCGGCTGA
- a CDS encoding FG-GAP repeat domain-containing protein — MLDSRFRTASAVLVVLAVTAAAAPLALSGTAAATGAAAVTGQHVDFNGDGYEDMFAPVPEGTVSGITKAGYIAVYPGDAKGISPARHRVISQNSSGVPGAVTANARFGAGVAADIDGDGYTDLLASAGQDTHIILFGGTNGLATRAVEFHGQGNAVGDFDGDGRTDVAGIDPADWGGKIVVSENIGADGSVGSTRTALVADGITVYESVQAVDINNDGKDDLLVRSGCSDEPDCGSASLYLSTGTGFEKTPIVAAPGTYLNHSSVTVGSVNGDTYPDLVFTRQPTGLDSDLDFPSKGGAVAVVYGGPQGQNTTLKPKWITQSTAGVPGADESGDDLGASAAVKDLDGDGYGEVVVGLPGEDVGTARDAGGVLVFKGRASGITGADTKVIGQSTANVPGVDEKGDAFGGEVHIVTAAKGVPATLAVAAPEENTGQGGVWLIKSSSSGPVTQGSIAFGEASLGLEPSAVGFGRLLG, encoded by the coding sequence ATGCTGGATTCTCGATTCCGTACCGCGTCTGCGGTCTTGGTGGTGCTCGCGGTCACCGCGGCTGCCGCTCCGCTCGCCTTGTCCGGTACGGCTGCGGCCACCGGGGCCGCGGCGGTGACGGGGCAGCACGTCGACTTCAACGGGGACGGCTACGAGGACATGTTCGCCCCGGTGCCCGAGGGAACCGTCTCCGGCATCACGAAGGCCGGGTACATCGCGGTGTACCCGGGTGACGCGAAGGGCATCAGCCCGGCCCGGCACCGGGTGATCAGCCAGAACTCCTCCGGGGTGCCCGGGGCGGTCACGGCGAACGCCCGGTTCGGGGCGGGCGTGGCCGCCGACATCGACGGCGACGGATACACGGACCTGCTCGCATCGGCCGGCCAGGACACGCACATCATCCTGTTCGGCGGGACGAACGGGCTCGCAACCCGGGCGGTGGAGTTCCACGGCCAGGGCAACGCGGTCGGCGACTTCGACGGGGACGGCCGCACGGACGTGGCCGGGATCGACCCGGCCGACTGGGGCGGAAAGATCGTGGTGAGCGAGAACATCGGCGCGGACGGCTCGGTCGGGAGCACCCGCACGGCCCTGGTCGCCGACGGCATCACCGTCTACGAGAGCGTGCAGGCCGTGGACATCAACAACGACGGCAAGGACGACCTGCTGGTACGCAGCGGCTGCAGCGACGAGCCGGACTGCGGCTCGGCGTCGCTGTATCTGTCGACCGGCACAGGCTTCGAGAAGACCCCGATCGTCGCCGCCCCCGGGACGTACCTCAACCACTCCTCGGTGACCGTCGGCTCCGTCAACGGGGACACCTACCCGGACCTGGTCTTCACACGCCAGCCCACCGGCCTGGACAGCGACCTGGACTTCCCGAGCAAGGGAGGTGCGGTAGCGGTCGTCTACGGCGGCCCCCAGGGGCAGAACACCACACTGAAGCCGAAGTGGATCACCCAGAGCACGGCCGGGGTGCCCGGCGCCGACGAGAGCGGCGACGACCTCGGCGCGAGCGCGGCAGTCAAGGACCTGGACGGTGACGGCTACGGCGAGGTCGTCGTGGGTCTGCCGGGCGAGGACGTGGGCACGGCCAGGGACGCCGGCGGCGTTTTGGTGTTCAAGGGCCGGGCCTCGGGCATCACGGGCGCCGACACAAAGGTGATCGGCCAGTCCACGGCGAACGTCCCCGGCGTCGACGAGAAGGGCGACGCGTTCGGCGGCGAGGTCCACATCGTGACCGCCGCCAAGGGCGTACCGGCCACCCTCGCGGTGGCCGCCCCCGAAGAGAACACCGGCCAGGGCGGTGTATGGCTGATCAAGAGCAGCAGCTCGGGCCCGGTCACCCAGGGCAGCATCGCCTTCGGCGAGGCAAGCCTGGGACTGGAGCCGTCCGCGGTCGGCTTCGGCCGCCTGCTGGGATAA
- a CDS encoding GNAT family N-acetyltransferase, translating into MIPPAEERKSGTGPVSVRPLGEADLDRADEIFRVAFGTFLGVPEPKTFFGTADYVRTRWAADPQAAFAATVEGEVAGSNFAVNWGSVGYFGPLTVRPDLWDQGVGRRLMEPVMDCFDTWENRHLGLFTFSHSPKHLELYRRYGFWPRFLTAIMKKQVAGSTAVPGRVLYGKLPAAEQPDALSLCRTLTGAVYEGLSLEREIVATHAQGLGDTILLQGAGSELDGLAVCHCGAGSEAGEDVCFVKFGAVRPGPEAADRFERLLTACEQLAAERGLGQLDAGMNLARPDAYRRMVDRGFRTWLQGVTMHRPNEPGYSHRDAYVIDDWR; encoded by the coding sequence ATGATCCCACCGGCAGAGGAGCGCAAGAGTGGCACGGGCCCGGTGTCGGTCCGCCCGCTGGGTGAGGCGGACCTGGATCGGGCCGACGAGATCTTCAGGGTCGCCTTCGGGACGTTCCTCGGGGTTCCCGAGCCGAAGACGTTCTTCGGGACCGCCGACTACGTCCGCACTCGCTGGGCGGCCGATCCACAGGCGGCCTTCGCAGCGACGGTCGAGGGCGAAGTCGCCGGATCGAACTTCGCCGTCAACTGGGGCAGCGTCGGGTACTTCGGCCCGCTGACCGTACGTCCGGACCTGTGGGACCAGGGCGTCGGCAGGCGCCTCATGGAACCGGTCATGGACTGCTTCGACACCTGGGAGAACCGCCACCTGGGCCTGTTCACCTTCTCTCACAGCCCCAAACACCTTGAGCTCTACCGCCGGTACGGTTTCTGGCCCCGATTCCTCACAGCCATCATGAAGAAGCAGGTCGCAGGCAGTACCGCGGTCCCCGGCCGAGTGCTGTACGGCAAGCTGCCCGCCGCAGAGCAGCCCGACGCCCTGAGCCTCTGTCGCACACTGACCGGGGCCGTGTACGAGGGCCTGAGCCTGGAACGCGAGATCGTGGCCACGCACGCGCAGGGACTCGGTGACACCATCCTGCTTCAGGGCGCCGGCTCAGAGCTCGATGGCCTGGCCGTCTGCCACTGCGGAGCCGGGTCCGAGGCCGGAGAAGACGTGTGCTTCGTCAAATTCGGCGCCGTACGCCCCGGCCCGGAGGCCGCCGACCGGTTCGAACGACTGCTCACCGCGTGCGAGCAGCTGGCCGCCGAGCGCGGACTGGGTCAACTGGACGCCGGAATGAACCTGGCCCGCCCGGATGCCTACCGGCGAATGGTCGACCGAGGTTTCCGCACCTGGTTGCAGGGCGTGACCATGCACAGGCCCAACGAACCCGGCTACAGCCACCGAGACGCCTACGTGATCGACGACTGGCGCTGA
- a CDS encoding GH1 family beta-glucosidase, which translates to MTLDHLPADFIWGASTASYQIEGATKEDGRGPSVWDTFTARPGTIRDGHTADVACDHYHRYDEDIALMAEAGLTGYRFSIAWPRIQPTGTGEVNPRGLDFYDRLVDGLLARGIEPVPTLFHWDLPQGLEDSGGWLNRDTAHRFAEYAAIMADRLGDRVQKWITLNEPFIHMVWGYGLGTHAPGRTLFLDCLPVAHHQLLGHGLALRELRARGLQVMIANNCTPVWPASDSPADHTAARAYDNLHNRLFNDPILTGTYPDLSDFGADTTLGGSVREGDLELISAPLSALGINYYNPTRIQAPTSEGLPFEEAPIEGYRRTSFDWPVVPDGLRELLVGLKERYPALPPVYITENGCSTKDVVNPDGTVLDLDRIDYLDTHLQAVATAVAQGVDVRGYFTWTLMDNFEWAEGFHQRFGLVHVDHDTQLRTPKASFAWYRDLIRAQRG; encoded by the coding sequence GTGACACTGGACCATCTCCCCGCGGACTTCATCTGGGGCGCCTCGACGGCGTCGTACCAGATCGAGGGCGCCACCAAGGAGGACGGCCGCGGACCCTCGGTATGGGACACCTTCACCGCGCGACCAGGCACCATCCGCGACGGGCACACCGCAGACGTGGCCTGCGACCACTACCACCGCTACGACGAGGACATCGCGCTGATGGCCGAGGCGGGCCTCACCGGCTACCGCTTCTCCATCGCCTGGCCCCGGATCCAGCCGACCGGCACAGGCGAGGTCAATCCCCGGGGTCTGGACTTCTACGACCGGCTGGTCGACGGCCTGCTCGCACGCGGCATCGAACCTGTCCCGACCCTGTTCCACTGGGACCTCCCGCAGGGCCTGGAGGACAGCGGCGGCTGGCTGAACCGCGACACCGCGCACCGCTTCGCCGAGTACGCCGCCATCATGGCCGACAGGCTGGGCGACCGCGTCCAGAAGTGGATCACACTCAACGAGCCGTTCATCCACATGGTCTGGGGCTACGGTCTCGGCACTCACGCACCGGGCCGCACCCTGTTCCTGGACTGCCTGCCGGTCGCCCACCATCAACTGCTCGGCCACGGCCTGGCGCTGAGGGAGCTGCGGGCGCGCGGCCTCCAGGTGATGATCGCCAACAACTGCACCCCTGTCTGGCCCGCTTCGGACTCCCCCGCCGACCACACCGCCGCGCGAGCCTACGACAACCTGCACAACCGCCTGTTCAACGACCCGATCCTCACGGGCACCTACCCGGACCTGTCCGACTTCGGCGCGGACACGACCCTCGGCGGCTCCGTGCGGGAGGGCGATCTCGAACTGATCTCGGCCCCCTTGAGCGCGCTCGGCATCAACTACTACAACCCGACCCGGATCCAGGCGCCGACGTCCGAGGGACTGCCGTTCGAAGAGGCCCCCATCGAGGGCTACCGCCGCACGTCATTCGACTGGCCCGTCGTCCCCGACGGCCTACGGGAACTACTCGTCGGCCTCAAGGAGCGCTACCCGGCACTCCCGCCGGTCTACATCACGGAGAACGGCTGCTCGACGAAGGACGTCGTCAACCCGGACGGCACCGTCCTCGACCTCGACCGCATCGACTACTTGGACACCCACCTCCAGGCCGTCGCCACCGCCGTGGCCCAGGGCGTGGACGTGCGCGGCTACTTCACCTGGACCCTGATGGACAACTTCGAATGGGCCGAGGGCTTCCACCAGCGCTTCGGCCTCGTCCACGTCGACCACGACACCCAGCTCCGCACCCCGAAAGCGTCCTTCGCGTGGTACCGCGACCTCATCCGTGCCCAACGCGGCTAA
- a CDS encoding transposase — MDSSHVRATKEGAATGPSPVDRRKTGSKHHLICDGHSTPLHVTTTAANVNDITGTLAPVDGIPPLAGRPGRPRWRPESVLGDKAHDSKAVRRELRRRRIMPVISRKGAANTRTWAGSATSPSRPSPCPTRPNASPCVGERRVELHDVFLPLASLIFRRPLRRAPS; from the coding sequence ATGGACAGCTCCCACGTCCGCGCGACAAAAGAGGGAGCCGCAACCGGCCCGTCGCCGGTCGACCGGCGGAAGACAGGCAGCAAACACCACCTGATCTGCGACGGACACAGCACCCCGCTGCACGTCACCACCACCGCGGCCAACGTCAACGACATCACCGGGACCCTGGCCCCGGTCGACGGCATCCCGCCGCTCGCCGGACGCCCCGGTCGGCCAAGGTGGCGGCCCGAGTCCGTCCTGGGTGACAAGGCGCACGACTCGAAAGCCGTGCGGCGTGAGCTGCGGCGTCGCCGGATCATGCCGGTGATCTCCCGCAAGGGCGCTGCGAACACCAGGACCTGGGCAGGCTCCGCTACGTCGCCGAGCAGACCTTCGCCCTGCCCCACCCGTCCAAACGCCTCGCCCTGCGTGGGGGAACGACGCGTCGAACTCCACGATGTCTTCTTGCCGTTGGCCAGCCTCATCTTCCGGCGGCCTCTGAGGAGAGCCCCTTCCTGA